In a genomic window of Candidatus Zixiibacteriota bacterium:
- a CDS encoding putative porin, giving the protein MINSGRSAVLMAAALYLACFSAPTQAGNWYDNVKIKGDLRYRHEMIKEEDSNARNRHRIRARVGINAKANEMFDIGIQLATGSSDPVSTNQSLDGAFSTKDMRLDLAYFDFHHEKAPALKITAGKFKNPFYKPGSSELIWDSDWNPEGGVVKIHKTAEMYEINLIGAGLWIEERSSSDDSYLAAGQGMAKFNFNEKKSSVAFGVGFFNYASTRGFELFFDPKDSKGNSHVDKDDGGETINVYANDYELLELSVEATHNFESTRVTIMSDYVTNTAADSLDTGWLVGLRIGKAKKAGSWAFRYIYREVKKDAVLGIFTDSDFRDGGTDANGHEIGGTCQLATNTAFNITYFINEIGLEETKTKDFKKLQVDLQLKF; this is encoded by the coding sequence ATGATTAATTCGGGTAGGTCTGCGGTTCTCATGGCGGCTGCATTATATCTGGCTTGTTTTTCCGCGCCGACTCAGGCGGGAAACTGGTATGACAATGTTAAGATTAAAGGTGATTTGCGTTACCGCCACGAAATGATAAAAGAAGAAGACAGCAACGCTCGCAACAGACATCGCATTCGAGCCAGGGTTGGTATTAATGCCAAGGCTAATGAAATGTTTGATATTGGTATTCAATTGGCGACCGGTTCCTCAGATCCGGTTTCGACTAATCAGAGTTTGGACGGAGCATTTTCAACAAAAGATATGCGGCTCGATTTGGCTTATTTTGATTTTCATCATGAAAAAGCCCCGGCCTTGAAAATAACAGCCGGTAAATTTAAAAATCCATTTTATAAACCGGGGAGCTCTGAGCTCATCTGGGACTCGGACTGGAATCCTGAAGGTGGCGTGGTTAAGATACATAAGACCGCCGAAATGTACGAAATAAATTTGATAGGCGCTGGGCTGTGGATTGAGGAGCGGTCATCTTCAGATGATTCTTATCTGGCAGCCGGTCAGGGCATGGCCAAATTTAACTTCAATGAAAAGAAATCGAGTGTCGCTTTTGGGGTTGGCTTTTTTAACTATGCCAGCACCCGGGGATTTGAATTGTTTTTTGACCCAAAAGATTCCAAAGGTAACTCGCATGTTGACAAAGACGATGGCGGTGAGACTATCAACGTTTATGCCAACGATTATGAGCTGCTTGAGTTATCCGTAGAAGCAACGCATAATTTTGAATCAACCCGCGTCACTATCATGAGCGACTACGTTACAAACACAGCCGCTGACAGCCTTGACACCGGATGGTTAGTTGGATTACGCATTGGCAAGGCCAAAAAGGCCGGCTCCTGGGCGTTTCGATATATCTACCGCGAGGTGAAGAAAGACGCCGTCCTGGGGATATTTACCGATTCCGATTTTCGAGACGGCGGCACGGATGCCAATGGTCATGAAATCGGAGGAACCTGCCAGTTAGCCACAAACACCGCTTTCAATATCACTTATTTTATCAACGAAATCGGCCTTGAGGAAACTAAAACCAAAGATTTCAAAAAACTGCAGGTTGATCTGCAATTAAAATTTTAG
- a CDS encoding inorganic phosphate transporter, whose protein sequence is MGIEFFLGIVILLGCFTVFNLVVGVSNDAANFLNSSIGSRVAPRHIIMIIASLGILAGVTFSGGMMEVARKGIFHPHLFTMPELTFIFLAVILTNILLLDLFNTYGLPTSTTVSIVFELLGAAVAASVIKILNAGNDISTVIDYINTSKAAAIIFGILFSVAVAFICGTIAQFLSRLLFTFDYMKRIRRYGAIWGSIALSMITYFILVKGAKGSSIISPENAQWIISHTFQIFIIIIPILALILQVLLMMKINIFKPIVLMGTFALAMAFAANDLVNFIGVPMAGFHAYQAATSSDAPLTVTMDALGKKVPTETYLLLVAGFVMVVTLWISRKARTVTETEISLGQQDEGEERFDSSFMSRFIVTSIRSFFDVIEKYTPGRIQSWFTNRFSPQNYDTETDQENRPKFDLLRASVNLMVASAVISYATSQKLPLSTTYVTFMVAMGASFADRAWGRESAVYRVTGMLTVIGGWFTTALLAFTISACFTVIIFYGEAIGIFALLIIGALIIRKNRKVHIKRRESLAGDDIFNLKKVTDLSDTIYTTFEHMSHLIRILRDSLDKALEGLFLQNKHILGEEKNKSNKLQRWSKIITANIFKAMRLMQKEDMQVSYKYGQTIRRLQKLVDGHRDIVMRSHDHINNHHKGLLDVQVEELRQVKAILIDILSEVELIISRRQLEKTDKIEAKAKELRQLAQRFHEVQLERIRNGESKTRLNILYYSIIGNAMMLTKQNLKLLEIYNESFGQVDQLTEFDLD, encoded by the coding sequence ATGGGCATAGAATTTTTCCTTGGAATAGTTATCCTGCTGGGATGCTTTACCGTTTTTAACCTGGTCGTCGGCGTAAGCAACGACGCCGCCAATTTCCTGAATTCATCTATCGGTTCCCGCGTTGCCCCCCGTCATATTATTATGATTATCGCCAGCCTCGGTATCCTTGCGGGAGTAACTTTTTCGGGCGGCATGATGGAAGTGGCTCGTAAGGGTATTTTCCATCCTCATTTATTTACCATGCCGGAATTGACATTCATATTTTTGGCGGTAATATTAACCAATATTCTCCTGCTTGATCTATTCAATACCTATGGCCTTCCGACGTCAACCACTGTTTCTATCGTATTCGAACTTTTGGGCGCGGCTGTTGCCGCATCGGTCATCAAGATTTTAAATGCCGGAAACGATATTTCAACAGTTATTGATTACATTAATACGAGTAAAGCCGCTGCCATAATCTTTGGAATTTTATTTTCGGTCGCGGTTGCCTTTATCTGTGGTACGATTGCTCAGTTTTTGAGTCGTTTACTTTTCACTTTTGATTATATGAAGAGAATTAGGCGATACGGGGCCATTTGGGGCAGTATTGCTCTGTCGATGATTACTTATTTTATATTAGTAAAAGGCGCCAAAGGCTCGTCAATAATTTCGCCGGAAAATGCCCAATGGATTATTTCACATACGTTTCAAATCTTTATAATAATCATTCCGATTCTGGCTTTGATATTACAAGTATTGCTCATGATGAAGATAAATATTTTTAAACCAATTGTTTTGATGGGCACTTTTGCTTTGGCTATGGCATTCGCGGCTAACGATCTTGTTAACTTTATTGGCGTTCCCATGGCCGGTTTTCACGCCTATCAGGCCGCGACATCATCCGATGCGCCTCTTACCGTGACAATGGATGCGTTGGGCAAGAAAGTTCCGACTGAAACGTATTTGCTTCTTGTCGCAGGTTTCGTAATGGTTGTCACGTTATGGATTTCAAGGAAGGCAAGAACGGTAACTGAAACTGAGATTAGCCTGGGCCAGCAAGACGAAGGAGAAGAAAGATTTGATTCCTCATTTATGTCTCGGTTTATTGTAACTTCTATAAGAAGCTTCTTTGATGTGATAGAAAAATACACTCCCGGTCGAATTCAATCATGGTTTACAAATCGATTTTCTCCCCAAAATTACGATACAGAAACCGATCAGGAAAATCGACCCAAATTTGACCTTTTGCGGGCATCTGTCAACCTGATGGTCGCCAGCGCTGTTATATCATACGCCACTTCTCAAAAGCTTCCGCTCTCGACTACTTATGTTACGTTTATGGTTGCGATGGGAGCTTCTTTTGCCGACAGGGCCTGGGGCAGAGAAAGTGCCGTTTATCGCGTAACCGGCATGCTTACTGTTATCGGCGGTTGGTTTACTACGGCCCTTTTGGCCTTTACGATATCGGCATGCTTTACGGTGATTATTTTCTATGGGGAAGCAATAGGCATATTTGCTTTGCTGATTATTGGTGCCCTGATTATCCGGAAAAATCGTAAAGTCCATATCAAACGAAGAGAATCGCTGGCGGGGGATGATATCTTTAATCTGAAAAAAGTAACCGATCTCTCAGATACGATTTACACGACTTTCGAACATATGAGTCATCTCATCCGAATTCTTCGTGATTCACTCGATAAAGCGCTGGAAGGACTCTTTTTGCAGAATAAACATATTCTGGGTGAGGAAAAAAATAAATCAAACAAACTTCAGCGATGGTCGAAAATCATTACCGCCAATATTTTTAAAGCGATGCGATTGATGCAAAAAGAAGATATGCAGGTTTCATATAAATATGGGCAGACCATCCGCAGACTGCAGAAACTGGTTGACGGGCATCGAGATATTGTCATGCGCTCGCATGACCATATTAATAATCACCATAAGGGTTTGCTCGATGTCCAGGTTGAGGAGCTCCGACAGGTAAAAGCAATTCTAATTGATATCCTGTCGGAAGTTGAGCTGATTATAAGCCGCCGGCAGCTGGAAAAAACAGATAAGATTGAGGCAAAGGCCAAAGAATTAAGACAGCTTGCTCAACGCTTCCATGAAGTTCAACTGGAACGTATCCGCAACGGTGAATCTAAAACCCGATTGAATATATTGTATTATTCCATAATCGGTAACGCGATGATGCTGACCAAGCAAAACCTGAAACTTCTTGAAATATACAACGAATCTTTCGGCCAGGTTGATCAATTAACCGAATTTGATCTGGATTAG